In Microscilla marina ATCC 23134, the genomic stretch GACTTTGAATCTTATCTTTTTATGCTCTTATATAAAAGAGGACTTTTAAAATCCCGTAAAAAGTATTACCAATACAAAGCCCAACAAATAATAAAAATCCCTGCTAACATTTGGAGTGAACGTGATATCCCCGACTTAAGTAATCCTCAAAGCCTACACTATTAATGATTACGACTTTCTTCATTCCTTACATATTCAATCTAATCTTTTGTAACAGTTTTTAAAGTATAACTTCTTTTGTCCATCCGTGCCGGGGGCGCCGGACTGGAGCTGCTGCAAACCATCAAGGAGAAGGGGTTTGTGGAGGCCATGTGGGACATGCTGTCAGAAAAGGCCGCCGAAATCAAAGAAGCGGTGCTCAGTGAAATCCAAAACTGGCTCATTGTGTCGGTGGTAAAACAAGCCACCATTAAGATACTCTCGATGCTGAACCCCGTGGGGGCGATTGTGCAGGCAATTTTAGCGATTTATGACTTTGCGATGTGGCTCATCAACAACTGGGAACGCATTGTACAGATTATCCAAAACATTGTATCGTCGGTGGGCAAAATAGCCATGGGCATGCTGGGCGAAGCAGCGAAGTTTATAGAAAACACCTTAGCCAACTTTATCCCCCTCCTGCTCGACTTTATGGCGCGCATGCTGCGCCTGGGCAATGTAAGTGCCCGCATCAAGAGAATATTGGCGAAGCTACGCAAACCTTTGGATGATTTGATTGCGAAGGTGATGGCGTTTATTAGGAAGAAGATCAGGAGCTTTGGGAAGAAGAAGAAAAGCAAGAAGAATAAGCATGACAAAGACGATCAAAAGAAAAAAGACGACAAAAAAGACCTGAAAGATGGTAAGTTGGGGGATGGTGAAATTGGTGAAGATGTAGAGTTCAAAGCAGGTAAAGACAAACATCATCTTTGGGTGAAAAGGTCTGGTAAACAAGCAACCTTATATGTAGCCAGTGACCCTACCCGAGTAGACAAGAAACTAAAAGAGTGGGAAGGAAAGATCGAAAACTTTAGATCGAAAAAGAAGAAACATCAAGCCATTAACCGAATCAATTATGTCAAGCGGATGCTCACTGCTCTAGATGGTAAAGTACGTGAGGCTGTAAGTATACAAAACAAAAAAGGAGGCGACACCAAGCAAAAGAACAAACAGTTTAGATTAGTAGATAATTTAATAGAACGAAAACAAGGACAAATGGCAGACAATCTCAGACAATTGTTCTTGTTGTTTAACGATCAGGAAGATGTTGACTTTCAAGCGGTTTACATAAAGGAATTGAATCAAGAGGTGCACCCCAAAGCACTAAGCGAAGTAAAAGCTGACCTCAAGGCGTTGTCAGGAGTGAAAGAGAATTTTGCCAAGATACAATCGTGGAACGGCGTGGTTAAACACTTAAGGAAAAACTCAAGCAATACCAAAGCCCTAACCGATCAACCACTCAAAAACAGCAAAGCATATGGTAAGCATACCCGTGGACAGTTCTGGAAAATTGGAAATAAGGAGCTTGCCTCAATGGACAAGGATGCCCGTGATACCAAGGTAAAAAAGACTATAGAAGAAGTAAACAACGAAAAAAGCCTCAGAGCCCATACTGGGTTACGTGACCAAGTATTTGATAGAAGCAAGGAGGACAGTAACAATAAACTTATTTATAATGTATTGAAAGGCAATAAAGACCATAATAAGTTTAAGCCTATCATATTGGCAGGTTACCCCAAGGCTGATAATCCATCTAAAGGCAAAAGCACCTTAAAGTATACTTACCAAGGAGGTAAGGAGGTGTTTACCTCTATTTATGATAGTAAGTCTGGTATACCCGAAGAGATTACAGGAAGCGAATTAAAACTCCATGAATTTGGCCGTGGAGTAACTCAGGGAGATACCCACGAAATGCACGATAGAGCTCACTTGATTGCCAATATGTTGATGGGATCGGGCTATAAAACAGCTAAAAACTTGGTGCTTACTTCTAGCACATACAACCAAGTTGATATGAAAGACAAGGAGGAAGATATAAGAGATGAATTAGCTAAAATCAAAGGGCTTATATCATTCAAGATGAACGTAAAAATTACTTTTGCCGAACCTAATAAAGATGCATCTCTACGAGAAATTAAAGAAGGCATAAAAGAACGTTTAAGATACCTGAAAAATAAATCAGGAACTTTGATAGACAAGGAAAAGAGTACTTTAGAAGCCCTGCAAAAACTATCCGATGCTGACCTAAAGGCACAAATTACTGCAAATATTGCGGCGAAAAAGCAAGCCCGTTGTATGGAAGTAAAGTATACTGTTATTCAAACTAAAGCAATGGAGCAAGGGCAAGAGGTCATCAATAACAATCCAGGCATTAGTGATAAATTAGGACCTGATTTATTGTATGGAACCGCATAAAAAAACAAACTGAAATATACGATGAAAACAATTGATGAAGTAAAAGTTTTTTTGGAAGAGTTTATCGAAAAAGAATACAACCTGTACATAGATCAATATAAACTGGTAGGTAGCAGAGATGACTATATTGACAAAGTCTATGATTTATTTGATGAAGCGGTTCTTTTTTCTGCTAAACATACTTTTAATGGGCTAACCGCTTGGTCTGACGGTGATTCAGTAAAGGAACGAGAGTCTTATATTAATGATATTTTACGGAAACGTAAAATATTTGCAATTGAAGAATATAAAAACACCAAACTTGATTCTTCCATCAAAGATGAAGGTTTTTCTAACAATGTATTTGTATGTTATGTAAGTCATAATCACGAATCATCTAACCACCGTTATTTCAAAAGGTTTTTTATTGCAGAAGCAGATAGCAACTTAAAAATTATAGCTACTGAAAGACCTTCTGAAGATGGCTGGAGAGAAGTTGCTGATTACAATAGCATAAAAAACATAGGGGAATTTGTACAAGCTAAAAAGGTGCAAGCACCAGCAGATGAAGAAGATTTATGGCATTATAACTCACTATAAAAGATATAATTATTGCATAAAAAAAGCGTAAGCCAAACTTACGCTTTTTTTGTGTCAAAACATTGTATCATCGGTGGGCAAAATAGCCATGGGCATGTTGGGCGAAGCCGCCAAGTTTATAGAAGACACCTTAGCCAACTTTGTGCCCCTCCTGCTCGACTTTATGGCGCGCATGCTGCGCCTGGGCAATGTAAGCGCCCGCATCAAGAGAATATTGGCGAAGCTACGCAAACCTTTGGATGATTTGATTGCGAAGGTGATGGCGTTTATTAGGAAGAAGATCAGGAGCTTTGGGAAGAAGAAGAAGAAGAGGGGTAAAGAGAAGGATAAGCAAGGGAAGGATGTTAAGAAGGATCAGGATGAAAAAAACAAAAAAGACCAAGCTCCACCTGCCTCTATTAAAGTCCCCTTCTCTATGAATGGAGAATCACATTATGTACGCGCTATTACTCAAAATAAAGGAGTAAAAATAGTAATGGCGAGCAAAATTGAGCGTGAAATTTTCTCAAAAATTCAAGGGCAAATAAAAACCTTGGAAAAAATAGCGCGCAGTATTAAAAACTCCCAGGCAGATAGAGACTTGGCTAACCTTGTAAAAAGTAAAATATTAGATTTAAGGACAAAATTCTTTGATGACGTTCAAGTGGCTCATGGTCAATGGCGTTCTGGGCAAATTGATAAAAAAGCTTACAAAGCCAAGACAGAAAAGTTTTTAAGGACATTGGTTAAACAAATAGTAAAACGAGCCGACCAATATGACTTGAAAGATTTGGCTGAACTAAAAATTCACGAAAGTTTCTTGAAGATAGAACTAAATATAAAAGAACTATATAAAAATGTAGGCAGCCCTACTGCTACTGGAGATGGACACTCTAACTCAGCCGCAGCAGCAGAAAGATTTGGCTGGACTTATTCAGGCTCTTCAACAAGCCCTTATCACTATGAACGAGCAATAAGAATACGGAAAGATTTAGAGGATTATATAGATGAAATAGATATTTTGAGTAAAACATATGGCAAACACTACCTTAAATACGAAGCATACAAAGAAGGGGTTCTTGCAATGAAAGATTGTGGGTTAGCAATTGACAACCCAAGGCAATATTTACTAAATGTGCCTTACAGAAAAAGAGGAACGAGTAAAAAAGATCTTTGGAAAGCATTTTTCCCTGGGATATCGAAAGGACAGTTTATGCAAATGCCAATAGACCCTGGCAACACGCGTCAAAATATTATTAGTAATATAAACCCTAGTAAGTATGGGGGATAACAACACATTATTTATATGTCAAACATTTTTTTTAAAGCTTTTAGATGTTGGAGTCAAGGAGGTTATAAAGATGCCTTCAATATGATAAATGAACACTTTTATAATAAGTTCAACTCACATGTTTTTGATGGTACCTACAGTATTCAAATTGATGAGCTTATTAAGGAAAAAAAACAGAAGAATAAAAATGATATTTTACTTACACGATTTGATTCATACATATATAGAATTTTTAGAAGAGAATTAAAATTACCCTTTGGTATAGTGTTCAATGAATTTTGGGAGTTAACTCGCGACACTCAGTTATTACTTAAATTAGTACACTTTGACCCCTATGACTTAGTGTATGAGCCATTTGCCGAAGATCTAGAAGATGTAATGGAAGGACATCAATTGCACTTAATACCTCCTTTGCTTGTTAAATATGCCCAAAAAGGTTTGATCTCTTGTGAACTAGGGGCAAACGTAGGTGTGGCAACTCTTCATAGAAGAAACATAGAGGAGATGGATGAAGACTTTGAGCCACTTAAGAGTATGCTGCTTGAGCAATTGGCTCCTGTGTTGGAAGCTCGTCCTGCCAATGCCTGGCAATTATTAGTAGACGAAAATCCTTTGCAAGTTTTACAAATCTTTTTGAGAGATCACTTTTTATTGGCGTATGATAATATACCTACAGAAAGATGGGCTATTCAACATAAACAGCATCCAGATTATGTAAAAGCAGTTCTTGATTCTTTAGTGTATGCCATTGAGAAGCACAAGAATAACACCCAATTAACAGAAATGGTACAATTAGATGGAGGGTTTTATGGTGTAACTGATGGTAGGACTTGGCTCAAAGGTTTACATAAAGACTTATCCAACGAGGCATTTACTCAGAATTTATAAGGCGAATTTTATCCCAACCAAAAGGTACCTTAGCGTGGGCGAAAGCTTACGCTTTTTTTGTATCCAAAATAGTGACCGACCCCATGGGCTTTTTCCAGAATGTGGTAGAGGCAGTGGGCAAGGGTTTCAATGGTTTTGTGGGCAACATTGGCAAACACCTCAAAAACGGTTTATTTGCCTGGCTCACCGGCGCCATGGGTGGCATTGGTTTGAACTTGCCGCAAAAGTGGGATTTGAAGGGTATTTTTTCGGTGGTGCTACAGATCATGGGGCTCGACTGGACAGTGATACGCGCCCGAATAGCCAAAGAGGTGGGCGAAGAAAACCTGGCGCGTGCCGAAGAAGCCGGGGGGCGCCGGACTGGAGCTGCTGCAAACCATCAAGGAGAAGGGGTTTGTGGAGGCCATGTGGGACATGCTGTCAGAAAAGGCCGCCGAAATCAAAGAAGCGGTGCTCAGTGAAATCCAAAACTGGCTCATTGTGTCGGTAGTAAAACAAGCCACCATTAGATACTCTCGATGCTGAACCCCGTGGGGGCGATTTATGACTTTGCGATGTGGCTCATCAACAACTGGGAACGCATTGTACAGATTATCCAAAACATTGTATCGTCGGTGGGCAAAATAGCCATGGGCATGCTGGGCGAAGCAGCGAAGTTTATAGAAAACACCCTCGCCAACTTTATCCCCCTCCTGCTCGACTTTATGGCGCGCATGCTGCGCCTGGGCAATGTAAGTGCCCGTATCAAGAGAATATTGGCGAAGCTACGCAAGCCTTTGGATGATTTGATTGCGAAGGTGATGGCGTTTATTAGGAAGAAGATTAAACAGGGTGCTAAAAAAGCTAAAGAAACAGGTCAAAATGTAAAAGAAGCATTAGGAGATTGGTGGAAACAAAAACGGAAAATAAAAACAGAAAGAGGAGAAAATCATACATTATATTTTAAGGGCAAAGGGAGCAATGCAAAGTTAATGGTTGCTAGTCGCCCCAAAACATTTAAAGACTTTATAAAAGACATACAAGCCCCTACACAACACACAAAGGTAAAAGCTAGAGCGCAAAGTACAGCGGGGCAAATTGATCGACTTATTAAGAAGAGAAGAACAAGTAATACAACTAATCAGGCACAAATTCCAGATTTAATGGACAAGCTTGCCAATGATTTACGAATATTAGCAGACTTGGATTCTTCAAATTCCCCTCCAAGCGTTATAAAGTACAGTCCCTTGACTCCTGACGGAGGAGCAACTTTTGCTGATGCTCAAATCTTATCGGATAACCATGTTGAAGGGTCAACACCAAAAGATAAGCCTGACCATTGGAATAAGGCTAACCGTAGAAGACCAGCAGGTTCTTTTATTAGAGGGCACCTTATAAATCATCATATAGGGGGACCAGGATATGCCTATAACTTGACACCTATTACTGGTAAAATGACTACTGACGCCAATGGAAATCACGAAAAATATTTTGAAAGACACATTAAACCAGTAGTACTTACTGAGAAAAAGGTAATACGTTATCGTGTTGAGGCTGTTTACGGAAAACATCCTCGTCGCAACTTTGAGGAAACTTTACGAAATAGAATTGGAACTCCAAATGAACAAACCGATGATAGATATAAATTGGAAATAATGGAGTATGAAAGAAATTATTTGCCTAAATTCCTTAAAATCACTTGGGCAATCCTAAAAAATGAAAATGGACGTTGGGTAGATGATAAAGTTAAAATTGGAGGACAAGTAAAAAATCAATTACCTGATGGAGATTTTGCCTTCCAACGTTTTCCATAGAGTATTATGCCATAATTAAAATAGAAATGAATTATACTTCAGACCTAGAGAAAATAAAGCAAGAAATAGACAGACACCCTTTGCTGGAAGTAATAACTTATGAAGTTGCCCCTCCCGCAAGTAAAGAGCAAATAAAATCAATAGAGCAAAAATATAATATTGTACTTGATCAGGGTTTAAAAGATTTTTATGAACAGGCTAATGGATGTTGCTTACATTGGCAATTAATCGAATTATCGGAGGACGAATATGATGCTAAAGTATATGACAAATTTGGAGATTATGAACCTGATTTAGAAGATGATGAGGAAAACCCTTTTGCTCAAATAAAAATCAATTCACTTGAAGACTGTTTTTTAAAAGACAGCTTTAGTTATGATGACTCTCACGATTATATTTTTCAGTTCAAGGGCAATGAATACATTGAGCATGAGTTTTCAAAAAAACTAAAAATATTAGATGAATATAGTACCTTTTCTTCTATTGCTTATCTATGTGATACAGAATTTGAATCTGCACCACTGGTAATGTTATCAAGTCATTACTCAAACTGGTGGAACTCACGCCTCACTGATTTTGCTACTTACTGGAAAATCTTAATGCAATCCAGAGGGATTATTGAGATAAGAAATGATATTTTAGGAGCTACTGATGGTCACAACCTGCCTACCCTGCAAAAGTTTGACTCCGTGAATCCTCAACTATTTGCTTAAAGCTAAACATTAACTCAAAGTTTTTAAGCGTAAGCCACCACTTACGCTTTTTTTGTACTGTTTGCTTAGGCAAACTCAGCGACAAATCAAGCAAATGCTGGCAAAGGTTTGTAGTCTTATACCAAAAATCCAGAAAACACCCCATCTTTGAGCCTTCCTGTAAACACCTCACTATCAAAGCTATTACCAAGAAAGTAGACAATAAGTAGATACTCCGTAGATAAATGGTAGATACTGATGACTGGCATAATTACCTTCTTAGGGATAGTTTTCGATGAGCAAAACGGAAATACAGTTTTTGAACAAACCATTGATGTTTGGGATATTTTTAAATCGCTGCTGGCAATAAAAAACAAAACTTAGAGGCATACTATATGACTAAGGGTATTGGTAGTACTCGGTTCATTAAACTGATCACCTATTTTATTCATCAAAATATTACTAACCAATGACCAACTATACATATTTTTCTATCAGGTTACTTATCATGGGCTGGCTTTTTATGGCCAGCCCCGAACTAATAGCGCAAGCTACTCAAGTATCACCATACGTTGAAAAGGAATACAGCAAACCCCCAAAAGCTGAAATAGATTTTAAGTTACATCAGTCGGAAGTACTCCTGAATAATTCTCCTCAAAACAGCAGAAAGATAGCGCTGGAGGCATTGTATTTAGCCTCCCAAACAAAACACAAACGGAGGGAGGCCAGGGCACACGAACTCATTGGGCAGGCATACATGGCACAGGCAGTGCACGAACAATCACTCGAGCACTTTCTAAAAGGGCTGGATATTTTACAAAGAATAGAAGCATGGGAGAGGGTAGCCCATATCTTCAACCACATTGCAGTGTTATACCGAAGGCAACGTAGGTACGATGAAACAATTAATTATGCTAACCAAGCACTAAGACTGGCCAAAAAGTTTGACTATCACTCTGAAATTGCCTTGGCACATATTAACCTTGGAGGGGCTTATTATTTCAAAAAAAACTATCAAAAATCCATAGAGTATATCCAAAGTTCAATAGATATACGTGAACAGTTCGATGAGAAGACTGGCTTGATCAACTCTTATAATAATATGGGGCTGGTCATGCGTAAACTACAAAAATACCCTGAGGCGTTGAAATGGTACTCTATGTCGCTAGAGGTAAATAGTGGTACAAACAGGGTAAAACACATGAAGTCGGCTACACTTGACAACATAGGCGATGTGATGGCAGACCAGGAAAAATACAAGGAAGCACACGAATATTATAATGAAGCTCTAAAAATAGCCCAAGAGTCAGGGGTTAGCTTAAGGATGATGGAAGCCCACCAAAGTTTATATGAATTGACTACCAAAGAACAAAACTTCAAGGCAGCTCTTTACCACTACCGTCAATATGTATTGCTGAAAGATAGTTTTATGAACACCAGTATGGGTGTCAAGATGAACAACTTACAGCAAAAGCGTAGAATAGAGGTGGCAAAAAAAGAAAAAGAGTTGCTCGAAAAAGACATTAAACTAAAAAGGGCGACTATTTATCGGCAAAAAATACTCACTGCAAGCGCTACATTGGGGCTAATATTGGTGTTGATTATGGCGTTTGGCATATACAGAAGCAGGCGTTTTTTACAAGCTCAAAAAGTAGAAATTGATCGCCAAAATCAAGCTTTACTGTTTACTCAGGAAGAAATTCTGAGCCAACAGGAAGTAATTACTGAGTCTAATGAACAGCTTACCCTACAAAACACCAAAATTATGTCGAGCATTCGGTATGCCCAAACAATTCAAGAAGCCATCTTGCCTTTTTACTCTCGTTTAAAAAAGGTATTGGGAGAATACTTTGTACTGTATAAACCCAAGGATGTAGTTTCTGGAGATTTTTATTGGCTGAGTAAATTAGACCGTTATAAGTTCATTGCGGTGGTAGACTGTACTGGTCATGGGGTACCAGGCGCTTTTATGTCTCTTATTGGTTTTTCACTGCTCAACGAGATTGTAAACGAAAAATGTAACGTCGACCCAAGTGTAATATTAAGACAGTTGCACGAAGGAATTTTCTTTGCTTTAAAACAAGAGCAATCAACCAACCGAGATGGCATGGACTTGTGCCTTTGTCGTATAGAAGAGCAGAAAGAAGATAATTTGACAGTTGTATTTGCGGGAGCCAAACGTCCCTTATACTATATATCAAACAACCAATTGCACACCCTAAAAGGAGACAGGATGAGTGTGGGAGGCAAGCAAATCAAAGCATCAAAAAGTTTTACCAACCACACAATTTCTATGAAAAAAGGTGATTTACTGTATTTAACCACTGATGGTTATGTAGACACTCCCAATCCTCAACGACAAAGTTTTAAACAGCACCGCTTGCTTCAAGTCCTTGATACTTGCAAACATATTCCGATCCATCAACAAAAACGTGTTTTTGAAAACACCCTTAGTAATTATCAACTAGATGCTGAGCAAAGAGATGACATTACCATTGTGGGGGTAAAATTGTAACATTTGACCACAAAAATTAATCATTTTGTGTTTTTATAACCCTTTCACTACACATTACTTTGAAAACAAATACACAACGAATATACGACTTTTATCAACACTATGTACAGCAACACGGCATTCAGGCAGGGTGGTCGAGCCTGGACTATGCACTACGCTTGTATGACTTATCATCTTCTTTTACTCATCAATCATGGATTGAGTTTACCAGCATACTTGATATAGGTTCAGGAGAAGGGCATTTCAAAGATTTTTTGCGTACAAAGCAACAATTTAACGGGTATTATACTGGTATTGAAGTAATGCCTGAGTTTCACAAATCTGCTTTGGCAAAGTACGGAGCTGATGCACAAGCTCGCTTTATTTATGATGAATTTCTAGCCCACGATTTTGGTACAACCAAATTTGACTGGGGATTTTCGCTGGGAAGTCTAAGTGTGCTTCAACCAAACCAGGCAAAGTATGATGAGGTTTTTTGTAAAAAAATGAGATTACTGGTTAATTATGGCATCACAATTTACTTGAATGACGCTCAACTCACTCGTGCGTTGCCTTTGCAGAATGTAAAGCATCTTGCTACCCACAATATAGATGATTTTGTACACATGCTGAGACAAAATTTTTCATCGGCCGTCATAGAGATTCATCGTTTGTTACCTGTGGCACCACAAGGAGTAGTCATTCACGTCAGGTTTGTGTGATACAGAAAGACGAAGGCTGTACTTTTCACTATATCAAAAGTCGAAACAGCCTTGATCATTTTTTGTACACTTTGCTCCTCCCCTACTTTAAATTCCCTTACCCAACCCTCAGTGTTTAATATCTACTGAAAGGCATCCAAAAATATAACACAAGTCAAGCTTTATCAAACCTTTCATTGCCCCATCTGATTTTAGCGGTTAACAGGACTTAAGTGAAACATTAACTCGCTAAAAATCAATAGCTTATAAACAGTGTAGGTGATTAGTATACACATATAACTGCTTCAGTAGGTGTATTGTAGTAAGGCTAAACTGGATATTGTACCTGAATAAACTCATCTTAAATACCAGGAAAACTACCATAATCAATTACTTATTGGGCTTTTTTTACGTGCCTACTGGTCAAAAATCAGTGGTAGTTTGGTATACACCAAGTGATATATCTCACCCTCCTTTTTTAGGTACTACATACAGGTAGTCAATCAGTCGAACTATTCTAAACTTAATAACATGCATAAGTCAACTCACTCAGATCAAAATGCCTCTGCTGAACAGCAACCTAATCAAGAGCAGATGCAGACCAACCCAAAACCGACAAAGCACAATCAGGGGTCAAACTCTTCTATTAGGGCCAAACAAAGGCCTATACAACGCAAACACAAAATAGAGCCTCCTATTCAAACCAAACATACTCCCATACAGCGCAAACAAAAGACTATTAAGGCTAAACATCTACCTGTACAAAGGGCAACTACCCACCAAGGGTTACCTGATCAGCTCAAAAACGGCATAGAACATCTGTCGGGGCATACTATGGATGATGTAAAGGTACACTACAACTCAAGCAAACCTGCCCAACTCAAAGCCAATGCGTATGCCCAAGGTAATGATATTCACTTAGGCCCTAGGCAAGAAAAACACCTGCCCCACGAAGCCTGGCACATAGCACAGAATAAAGAAAAAGACATAAAACCTACCACACAAACTAAAGACGGGGTAAACATTAATGATGACCCCAAGCTAGAGAAAGAAGCCGACGTAATGGGCGAAAAAGCATTGCAAACTGGTAAGAATAATGCTACTGTGCCTCCCCAAAAACAGCAAAGTAAAATCAAAAATCAAGAAGTAGTCATGCCCAAATACAAAAACGACAAGGGGCAGGAAACCACCCACTCACAAGACCCAATCGCAGGAGAATTAATCACCAGACTTATTCAGGATAAAGTGCTCTATCAAGACTTCAGCCCTAAAGTTTTCAAAACAATCGAGTTACCTCTTGTTAAGCTCATGCACACCCTGATAAACGACCCTCAAACAACGTTTG encodes the following:
- a CDS encoding DNA/RNA non-specific endonuclease, with translation MSIRAGGAGLELLQTIKEKGFVEAMWDMLSEKAAEIKEAVLSEIQNWLIVSVVKQATIKILSMLNPVGAIVQAILAIYDFAMWLINNWERIVQIIQNIVSSVGKIAMGMLGEAAKFIENTLANFIPLLLDFMARMLRLGNVSARIKRILAKLRKPLDDLIAKVMAFIRKKIRSFGKKKKSKKNKHDKDDQKKKDDKKDLKDGKLGDGEIGEDVEFKAGKDKHHLWVKRSGKQATLYVASDPTRVDKKLKEWEGKIENFRSKKKKHQAINRINYVKRMLTALDGKVREAVSIQNKKGGDTKQKNKQFRLVDNLIERKQGQMADNLRQLFLLFNDQEDVDFQAVYIKELNQEVHPKALSEVKADLKALSGVKENFAKIQSWNGVVKHLRKNSSNTKALTDQPLKNSKAYGKHTRGQFWKIGNKELASMDKDARDTKVKKTIEEVNNEKSLRAHTGLRDQVFDRSKEDSNNKLIYNVLKGNKDHNKFKPIILAGYPKADNPSKGKSTLKYTYQGGKEVFTSIYDSKSGIPEEITGSELKLHEFGRGVTQGDTHEMHDRAHLIANMLMGSGYKTAKNLVLTSSTYNQVDMKDKEEDIRDELAKIKGLISFKMNVKITFAEPNKDASLREIKEGIKERLRYLKNKSGTLIDKEKSTLEALQKLSDADLKAQITANIAAKKQARCMEVKYTVIQTKAMEQGQEVINNNPGISDKLGPDLLYGTA
- a CDS encoding DNA/RNA non-specific endonuclease — protein: MLNPVGAIYDFAMWLINNWERIVQIIQNIVSSVGKIAMGMLGEAAKFIENTLANFIPLLLDFMARMLRLGNVSARIKRILAKLRKPLDDLIAKVMAFIRKKIKQGAKKAKETGQNVKEALGDWWKQKRKIKTERGENHTLYFKGKGSNAKLMVASRPKTFKDFIKDIQAPTQHTKVKARAQSTAGQIDRLIKKRRTSNTTNQAQIPDLMDKLANDLRILADLDSSNSPPSVIKYSPLTPDGGATFADAQILSDNHVEGSTPKDKPDHWNKANRRRPAGSFIRGHLINHHIGGPGYAYNLTPITGKMTTDANGNHEKYFERHIKPVVLTEKKVIRYRVEAVYGKHPRRNFEETLRNRIGTPNEQTDDRYKLEIMEYERNYLPKFLKITWAILKNENGRWVDDKVKIGGQVKNQLPDGDFAFQRFP
- a CDS encoding SMI1/KNR4 family protein; this translates as MNYTSDLEKIKQEIDRHPLLEVITYEVAPPASKEQIKSIEQKYNIVLDQGLKDFYEQANGCCLHWQLIELSEDEYDAKVYDKFGDYEPDLEDDEENPFAQIKINSLEDCFLKDSFSYDDSHDYIFQFKGNEYIEHEFSKKLKILDEYSTFSSIAYLCDTEFESAPLVMLSSHYSNWWNSRLTDFATYWKILMQSRGIIEIRNDILGATDGHNLPTLQKFDSVNPQLFA
- a CDS encoding tetratricopeptide repeat protein — its product is MTNYTYFSIRLLIMGWLFMASPELIAQATQVSPYVEKEYSKPPKAEIDFKLHQSEVLLNNSPQNSRKIALEALYLASQTKHKRREARAHELIGQAYMAQAVHEQSLEHFLKGLDILQRIEAWERVAHIFNHIAVLYRRQRRYDETINYANQALRLAKKFDYHSEIALAHINLGGAYYFKKNYQKSIEYIQSSIDIREQFDEKTGLINSYNNMGLVMRKLQKYPEALKWYSMSLEVNSGTNRVKHMKSATLDNIGDVMADQEKYKEAHEYYNEALKIAQESGVSLRMMEAHQSLYELTTKEQNFKAALYHYRQYVLLKDSFMNTSMGVKMNNLQQKRRIEVAKKEKELLEKDIKLKRATIYRQKILTASATLGLILVLIMAFGIYRSRRFLQAQKVEIDRQNQALLFTQEEILSQQEVITESNEQLTLQNTKIMSSIRYAQTIQEAILPFYSRLKKVLGEYFVLYKPKDVVSGDFYWLSKLDRYKFIAVVDCTGHGVPGAFMSLIGFSLLNEIVNEKCNVDPSVILRQLHEGIFFALKQEQSTNRDGMDLCLCRIEEQKEDNLTVVFAGAKRPLYYISNNQLHTLKGDRMSVGGKQIKASKSFTNHTISMKKGDLLYLTTDGYVDTPNPQRQSFKQHRLLQVLDTCKHIPIHQQKRVFENTLSNYQLDAEQRDDITIVGVKL
- a CDS encoding methyltransferase domain-containing protein, whose amino-acid sequence is MKTNTQRIYDFYQHYVQQHGIQAGWSSLDYALRLYDLSSSFTHQSWIEFTSILDIGSGEGHFKDFLRTKQQFNGYYTGIEVMPEFHKSALAKYGADAQARFIYDEFLAHDFGTTKFDWGFSLGSLSVLQPNQAKYDEVFCKKMRLLVNYGITIYLNDAQLTRALPLQNVKHLATHNIDDFVHMLRQNFSSAVIEIHRLLPVAPQGVVIHVRFV